A genomic segment from Brienomyrus brachyistius isolate T26 chromosome 9, BBRACH_0.4, whole genome shotgun sequence encodes:
- the msh5 gene encoding mutS protein homolog 5 isoform X2 produces the protein MAQSSEGPEGGGMGARPGSLPEDEEEESYEVYLSVLVHHGQVGLSFYDSKDYNLHYMMDTVDDHNLQLLDRETERIPYLSSCIPFDCTLMMRSLGALLKCLDRRRVGVELEDSSVGVPIFHFLPYTLKDVVFVDRDTYSVLQVFKLELHPSVYKLQSGEKEGLSLYGILNRCRSKFGSRLLRQWFLRPSRDLSILTRRQEVVRFFSSPRSADTLNTLQGCLRNIRSIPTLLYRMSQSHTKVSDWQSLYKTVYSAVCIRDTVRTLPQSVQLFREISESFTEDLYCIASLISKVVDFEGSLAENRFTVKPNVDPEIDEKKRRMMGLSDFLTQVARKELENLDSRIPSCSVIYIPLIGFLLSVPRLPSMIEKEDFQIEGLDFMFLSEERLHYRSERTKELDRMLGDLHCDIRDMETAVMTQLQATVLQRSSCLYKVLQLSAELDCLMALAQVSQENGYCSPLLSPHSCLNLKQARHPLLELCSAVFVPNPLSSSERVGKVKVLTGPNSSGKSIYLKQVGLIVFMALIGSDVPAKEAEIGLVDCIFTRMQSRESVSVGMSTFMIDLNQMAYALNNSTGASLVLIDEFGKGTNTVDGLSLLASCVNFWLQKPPTQCPHILLATNFHSLVQLGLLAPSPQLSLLTLETAADGEDLVFLYQLKEGICQSSYAANIATLAGLPHSVVQRGVEVSELYRAGKPIKRIDRPSTTEQTKRCSNLVERFLSLDLDDPSVNTQSYMEELQATGELL, from the exons ATGGCACAGTCCAGTGAGGGTCCTGAGGGTGGGGGCATGGGCGCCAGGCCAGGGAGCCTTCCggaagatgaggaggaggagtccTACGAG GTATACCTGAGTGTACTGGTTCACCATGGACAGGTGGGGCTCAGCTTCTATGACAGTAAGGACTACAACTTACACTACATGATGGACACTGTGGACGATCACAACCTGCAGCTTTTAGACAGAG agacagagagaatccCCTACCTTTCTTCCTGCATCCCCTTTGACTGCACTCTCATG ATGCGGTCTTTGGGGGCGCTGCTGAAATGCCTAGACAGGCGTAGGGTTGGGGTCGAGCTTGAGGACAGCAGCGTGGGAGTTCCGATTTTTCATTTCCTCCCATACACACT GAAAGATGTGGTATTTGTAGACAGAGACACTTACAG TGTCCTCCAGGTTTTCAAACTGGAGCTGCACCCCTCTGTGTACAAGCTGCAGTCAGGAGAGAAGGAAGGTCTCAGTCTCTATG GGATTTTAAATCGTTGCAGGTCTAAGTTTGGCTCCAGATTGCTCCg CCAGTGGTTCCTGAGGCCCTCCCGAGACCTGAGCATTCTGACCAGGAGGCAGGAAGTGGTGCGCTTCTTCAGCTCCCCGCGCAGTGCCGACACGCTGAACACGCTGCAGGGCTGCCTGCGCAACATCAGGAGCATCCCG ACATTATTATACAGAATGTCCCAGTCTCACACTAAAGTCAGTGATTGGCAGAGCCTCTACAAG ACAGTTTACAGTGCAGTGTGTATTAGAGACACAGTCCGCACCTTGCCGCAATCTGTGCAGCTATTTCGAGAGATCAGCGAGAGTTTTACCGAGGACTTATATTGCATCGCCTCCCTTATTAGCAAAGTG GTCGACTTTGAGGGCAGTCTAGCCGAAAATCGTTTCACTGTCAAACCCAACGTAGACCCCGAAATTGACGAGA AGAAGAGAAGGATGATGGGGCTGTCTGACTTCCTGACACAAGTAGCTCGCAAAGAGTTGGAGAACCTGGATTCACGGATCCCGTCCTGCAGTGTCATCTACATCCCTCTG ATTGGGTTTCTGCTGTCTGTCCCTCGTTTGCCTAGCATGATTGAAAAAGAGGACTTTCAGATTGAGGGACTTGATTTCATG TTCTTGTCAGAGGAGCGTCTGCACTACCGCAGTGAGAGAACCAAAGAACTAGACAGAATGCTGGGGGACCTGCACTGTGATATCAGAG ACATGGAGACCGCAGTCATGACCCAGCTGCAGGCCACAGTGCTCCAGCGCAGCAGCTGTCTCTACAAGGTCCTACAGTTGAGTGCGGAGCTGGACTGCTTGATGGCTTTGGCCCAGGTCTCTCAGGAGAATGGCTATTGCTCCCCATTgctgtctcctcactcatgtttaaaCCTCAAACAGGCTAG gcaccccctgctggagctGTGCTCCGCTGTGTTTGTTCCTAACCCTCTGTCCAGTTCAGAGAGAGTGGGCAAAGTAAAGGTCCTGACTGGACCAAACTCTTCAGGAAAGAGCATCTACCTCAAACAG GTTGGCCTGATTGTGTTCATGGCACTGATTGGGTCTGATGTGCCAGCGAAAGAGGCAGAGATCGGATTGGTCGACTGCATTTTCACACGGATGCAAAGTCGTGAATCCGTGTCTGTAGGGATGAGCACCTTCATGATTGACTTAAATCAG aTGGCCTATGCTCTGAACAACAGCACAGGGGCCTCTTTGGTGCTGATTGATGAATTTGGCAAAGGGACCAACACG GTAGACGGCCTGTCTCTCCTGGCGTCTTGTGTCAACTTCTGGTTGCAGAAACCTCCCACTCAGTGTCCACATATCCTGCTGGCTACCAATTTTCACAGCCTGGTTCAGCTGGGCCTGCTAGCACCCTCTCCTCAGCTCTCCTTGTTG ACCCTGGAAACTGCTGCAGATGGGGAGGACCTGGTTTTTCTGTACCAGCTAAAAGAAGGTATTTGCCAGTCCAGTTACGCTGCCAACATTGCTACTCTGgctgggctgccacactctgTAGTACAGAGAGGGGTGGAG GTGTCTGAGCTGTACAGGGCAGGCAAGCCTATTAAACGCATCGATCGGCCATCAACGACAGAGCAAACTAAGAG GTGTTCGAATCTCGTGGAAAGATTCCTGAGCCTAGACCTGGATGACCCATCAGTGAACACGCAGTCATACATGGAGGAACTACAGGCAACTGGAGAGCTTCTATAG
- the si:ch73-95l15.5 gene encoding uncharacterized protein si:ch73-95l15.5, translating into MTTKGKEMGCRVCGGALQGNQRRWLFGAQQKRESLTPPDYYSRSSQPGSSRSSPWGSSLSLGSSRSLSKSQLPSSSSRGVDLLAVLTHTLNKSVPRGSRRGEFLCGKCVSTLERVFKFDTVIARVRVLSSERLQKLVQERDKLRQGVYNAYRNRNAQEWETRGGASEEEEENGEGRGREEREKVTDGYRDMLRDNMSLSAFECWSEKWGSCPYFQRTGKRCRKGKRCQGCDSLRVSDSDYESVCGVPRALPFQAFSPLALSRDKSRSMPLHWSRMSSVSSDSASSAGSCHSFQEPFYLGSVPSLISPDGPEAFDWPEEENVVLGNILKELKAIEMRPVKFPSGSRIPVWDRSRGGSWESARDRSGSDVIRALSFGDGGHDEDVADGEAKDVLTELTDEFLPLHKEKHKGQMHNVVRHLRGQLDQAFGRIRSLEAELKAAAGHKGNGASQPEGPDTAQMPLEGGEDALLQTLGNALHSRERIIQDCMSLVKMLRAEVGGVDAEARLMEKLTDILKNTDTKQASEAVLRGEREKQVALEREVEALRQATRDRERDLDTLRSALHCNQDVIDGLRVELGERERVLREGQLEREAWRQRDQALTRLLQEKESLTCCLNEALESALKDVQALSDSVIGQGLSGGGAEGALAYQLREKETILSGWLKDREEHSASMWREVNQLTTALRELQTAVQAQRDSHSLTVSTLTAQLRDTQTELREQEKESKKTLREWQREREDRSREERKLRENLEKRDELIQQVLFDSEERDRQLAELQQHALSKPEPRTALKHTL; encoded by the exons ATGACCACAAAGGGCAAGGAGATGGGGTGCCGCGTATGTGGGGGGGCCCTCCAGGGTAACCAGCGGCGGTGGCTCTTTGGAGCCCAACAGAAGAGAGAGTCCCTGACCCCCCCCGACTACTACAGCAGAAGCAGCCAGCCTGGGTCTTCCCGAAGCAGCCCATGGG GTAGCAGTCTGTCTCTGGGCTCCTCTCGTTCACTCTCAAAGTCGCAGCTCCCGTCCTCCTCCTCGAGGGGGGTAGACTTGCTCGCTGTCTTGACCCACACGCTGAATAAGTCCGTACCACGAGGCTCCAGACGCGGGGAATTCTTGTGTGGGAAGTGCGTGTCGACGTTGGAGCGGGTATTTAAGTTCGACACCGTCATCGCCCGTGTCAGGGTCTTATCCTCCGAGAGGCTGCAGAAGCTCGTTCAGGAGCGGGATAAGCTGAGGCAGGGGGTGTACAACGCGTACAGGAACCGTAATGCGCAGGAGTGGGAGACGAGGGGTGGGGcgagcgaggaggaggaggagaacggGGAGGGGCGTGgcagggaggagagggagaaggTGACCGACGGATACAGGGACATGCTGAGAGACAACATGTCTCTGTCCGCATTCGAGTGTTGGTCAGAGAAATGGGGCTCCTGTCCTTATTTTCAGAGAACGGGGAAAAGATGCAGGAAGGGGAAACGATGTCAGGGATGCGACTCGCTGCGGGTATCGGACTCGGACTATGAGTCTGTGTGCGGTGTCCCCCGGGCCCTCCCCTTTCAGGCCTTCTCCCCATTGGCCCTCTCTCGGGACAAGTCGCGCAGTATGCCTCTGCATTGGTCGAGGATGTCGTCAGTCAGCTCGGATTCTGCCTCGTCGGCGGGCTCCTGCCACTCTTTCCAGGAGCCCTTTTATTTGGGCTCTGTTCCCTCCTTGATTTCCCCGGATGGCCCTGAAGCTTTCGATTGGCCGGAGGAGGAGAACGTTGTGTTGGGGAACATCCTGAAGGAGTTAAAGGCCATTGAGATGAGACCAGTTAAGTTCCCATCCGGCAGCCGGATTCCAGTATGGGACAGGAGCAGGGGTGGGTCCTGGGAATCGGCGAGGGACAGGTCAGGCTCGGACGTAATTAGGGCTCTGAGTTTTGGAGATGGAGGACACGATGAAGATGTTGCTGATGGAGAAGCCAAGGACGTGCTGACTGAACTGACTGATGAATTTCTTCCGCTACATAAAGAG AAACATAAAGGCCAAATGCACAATGTAGTCAGGCACTTGCGGGGACAGCTAGATCAAGCTTTTGGACGCATACGAAGCCTTGAGGCAGAACTGAAGGCCGCAGCCGGACACAAAGGGAATGGTGCCAGTCAGCCGGAGGGACCCGACACG GCTCAGATGCCTCTGGAGGGTGGTGAGGATGCGCTGCTCCAGACCCTGGGGAACGCACTGCACAGCAGAGAGAGAATCATCCAG GATTGTATGTCTTTGGTAAAAATGCTGCGTGCTGAAGTGGGAGGAGTTGATGCGGAGGCCAGACTGATGGAAAAACTGACAGATATCCTGAAAAACACGGACACTAAG CAAGCGTCAGAGGCTGTgctgagaggagagagagagaagcaggtGGCGCTGGAGAGGGAGGTGGAGGCTCTGAGGCAGGCCACGAGAGACAGGGAGCGGGACCTCGACACCCTGCGCTCGGCGCTGCACTGTAATCAAGACGTTATTGAC GGATTACGGGTGGAGCTCGGGGAACGCGAGCGAGTGCTGAGGGAGGGGCAGCTGGAGAGGGAGGCGTGGAGACAGAGGGACCAGGCCCTGACCAGGCTGCTGCAGGAGAAGGAGAGCCTGACCTGCTGCCTGAATGAGGCGCTGGAGAGTGCCCTGAAGGATGTTCAG GCTCTTTCAGACTCTGTGATTGGACAGGGTTTGTCAGGTGGTGGGGCCGAGGGTGCACTGGCCTATCAgctgagagagaaagagactaTCCTATCAGGCTGGCTGAAGGACAGGGAGGAACACAGCGCCTCCATGTGGCGGGAAGTCAATCAGCTCACTACAGCCTTACGGGAGTTACAGACTGCGGTGCAG GCACAGAGGGACAGCCACAGTCTGACGGTGTCGACATTAACGGCACAGCTCAGGGACACCCAGACGGAactgagggagcaggagaaagaGAGCAAGAAGACACTTCGGGAgtggcagagagagagggaggacagGAGCAGGGAGGAGAGGAAACTAAGGGAGAACCTGGAGAAGAGAGATGAGCTCATACAG CAGGTCCTCTTTGATTCCGAGGAGCGAGACCGTCAGCTCGCAGAACTACAGCAGCACGCTCTTTCCAAGCCGGAGCCTCGCACGGCCCTCAAGCACACGCTGTGA
- the msh5 gene encoding mutS protein homolog 5 isoform X3 — protein sequence MAQSSEGPEGGGMGARPGSLPEDEEEESYEVYLSVLVHHGQVGLSFYDSKDYNLHYMMDTVDDHNLQLLDRVVQEVSPSVLITSAKQEHSMAKFLKAIERSSYNKPEIVLYPNVDFGVEVTKQRLLSAHLPFLPSSVTETERIPYLSSCIPFDCTLMMRSLGALLKCLDRRRVGVELEDSSVGVPIFHFLPYTLKDVVFVDRDTYSVLQVFKLELHPSVYKLQSGEKEGLSLYGILNRCRSKFGSRLLRQWFLRPSRDLSILTRRQEVVRFFSSPRSADTLNTLQGCLRNIRSIPTLLYRMSQSHTKVSDWQSLYKTVYSAVCIRDTVRTLPQSVQLFREISESFTEDLYCIASLISKVVDFEGSLAENRFTVKPNVDPEIDEKKRRMMGLSDFLTQVARKELENLDSRIPSCSVIYIPLIGFLLSVPRLPSMIEKEDFQIEGLDFMFLSEERLHYRSERTKELDRMLGDLHCDIRDMETAVMTQLQATVLQRSSCLYKVLQLSAELDCLMALAQVSQENGYCSPLLSPHSCLNLKQARHPLLELCSAVFVPNPLSSSERVGKVKVLTGPNSSGKSIYLKQVGLIVFMALIGSDVPAKEAEIGLVDCIFTRMQSRESVSVGMSTFMIDLNQMAYALNNSTGASLVLIDEFGKGTNTTACLSWRLVSTSGCRNLPLSVHISCWLPIFTAWFSWAC from the exons ATGGCACAGTCCAGTGAGGGTCCTGAGGGTGGGGGCATGGGCGCCAGGCCAGGGAGCCTTCCggaagatgaggaggaggagtccTACGAG GTATACCTGAGTGTACTGGTTCACCATGGACAGGTGGGGCTCAGCTTCTATGACAGTAAGGACTACAACTTACACTACATGATGGACACTGTGGACGATCACAACCTGCAGCTTTTAGACAGAG tcgTGCAGGAGGTCAGCCCTAGTGTGCTTATTACCAGTGCTAAACAGGAGCACAGCATGGCGAAGTTTTTAAAGGCCATTG AGAGAAGCTCATATAACAAGCCAGAGATTGTCCTCTATCCTAATGTTGATTTTG GAGTGGAGGTCACCAAACAGAGACTGCTCTCAGCCCACCTACCCTTCCTTCCTTCTTCCgtcacagagacagagagaatccCCTACCTTTCTTCCTGCATCCCCTTTGACTGCACTCTCATG ATGCGGTCTTTGGGGGCGCTGCTGAAATGCCTAGACAGGCGTAGGGTTGGGGTCGAGCTTGAGGACAGCAGCGTGGGAGTTCCGATTTTTCATTTCCTCCCATACACACT GAAAGATGTGGTATTTGTAGACAGAGACACTTACAG TGTCCTCCAGGTTTTCAAACTGGAGCTGCACCCCTCTGTGTACAAGCTGCAGTCAGGAGAGAAGGAAGGTCTCAGTCTCTATG GGATTTTAAATCGTTGCAGGTCTAAGTTTGGCTCCAGATTGCTCCg CCAGTGGTTCCTGAGGCCCTCCCGAGACCTGAGCATTCTGACCAGGAGGCAGGAAGTGGTGCGCTTCTTCAGCTCCCCGCGCAGTGCCGACACGCTGAACACGCTGCAGGGCTGCCTGCGCAACATCAGGAGCATCCCG ACATTATTATACAGAATGTCCCAGTCTCACACTAAAGTCAGTGATTGGCAGAGCCTCTACAAG ACAGTTTACAGTGCAGTGTGTATTAGAGACACAGTCCGCACCTTGCCGCAATCTGTGCAGCTATTTCGAGAGATCAGCGAGAGTTTTACCGAGGACTTATATTGCATCGCCTCCCTTATTAGCAAAGTG GTCGACTTTGAGGGCAGTCTAGCCGAAAATCGTTTCACTGTCAAACCCAACGTAGACCCCGAAATTGACGAGA AGAAGAGAAGGATGATGGGGCTGTCTGACTTCCTGACACAAGTAGCTCGCAAAGAGTTGGAGAACCTGGATTCACGGATCCCGTCCTGCAGTGTCATCTACATCCCTCTG ATTGGGTTTCTGCTGTCTGTCCCTCGTTTGCCTAGCATGATTGAAAAAGAGGACTTTCAGATTGAGGGACTTGATTTCATG TTCTTGTCAGAGGAGCGTCTGCACTACCGCAGTGAGAGAACCAAAGAACTAGACAGAATGCTGGGGGACCTGCACTGTGATATCAGAG ACATGGAGACCGCAGTCATGACCCAGCTGCAGGCCACAGTGCTCCAGCGCAGCAGCTGTCTCTACAAGGTCCTACAGTTGAGTGCGGAGCTGGACTGCTTGATGGCTTTGGCCCAGGTCTCTCAGGAGAATGGCTATTGCTCCCCATTgctgtctcctcactcatgtttaaaCCTCAAACAGGCTAG gcaccccctgctggagctGTGCTCCGCTGTGTTTGTTCCTAACCCTCTGTCCAGTTCAGAGAGAGTGGGCAAAGTAAAGGTCCTGACTGGACCAAACTCTTCAGGAAAGAGCATCTACCTCAAACAG GTTGGCCTGATTGTGTTCATGGCACTGATTGGGTCTGATGTGCCAGCGAAAGAGGCAGAGATCGGATTGGTCGACTGCATTTTCACACGGATGCAAAGTCGTGAATCCGTGTCTGTAGGGATGAGCACCTTCATGATTGACTTAAATCAG aTGGCCTATGCTCTGAACAACAGCACAGGGGCCTCTTTGGTGCTGATTGATGAATTTGGCAAAGGGACCAACACG ACGGCCTGTCTCTCCTGGCGTCTTGTGTCAACTTCTGGTTGCAGAAACCTCCCACTCAGTGTCCACATATCCTGCTGGCTACCAATTTTCACAGCCTGGTTCAGCTGGGCCTGCTAG
- the LOC125749605 gene encoding sperm acrosome membrane-associated protein 4-like, with product MSRVLVGVLAAVVLFAFGYSLECYRCDLGFWNMCFTTKMTCNPGEQCFSGTGKAANVIDIKKKGCLRSEDCNQESIVSFFTNKTLYSFNTTCCATDLCNAAPRLSVPAPSLLLTVLMLLFVGVHFQV from the exons ATGAGCAGAGTTCTTGTTGGTGTGCTTGCAGCCGTTGTGCTCTTTGCATTTG GATACTCTCTGGAATGCTACAGATGTGACCTTGGCTTCTGGAACATGTGTTTCACCACGAAGATGACATGTAATCCAGGAGAGCAGTGTTtcagtggaacagggaaagctg CTAATGTAATTGACATCAAGAAGAAAGGCTGTCTGCGATCTGAAGACTGCAACCAAGAGTCCATTGTGTCTTTCTTCACGAACAAGACTCTCTACTCTTTCAACACAACTTGCTGTGCCACAGATCTCTGCAATGCTGCCCCCAGGCTATCTGTGCCAGCTCCATCTCTACTGCTGACTGTTCTCATGCTATTATTTGTGGGAGTCCACTTTCAAGTTTGA
- the ccdc105 gene encoding coiled-coil domain-containing protein 105 — protein sequence MPAETIPLPSATIGPQSWHDDAVRSIRRAERLVRKVGVADSSSKRPRSCSASAGRCSRRGDPGRKAEGNFVKEDDGANKNETNDTIIPLSAAAMRPRSALLPFYSAVSPPFLRERCLDAGTGVAVGYMRCVRSVELLLRQQAGKVWLECVKLERERGHLEGMLKTLRKNLMVNRRSVEDRTLRPALTETGRDGADGLLDYEKRELTELKSQLEGTLRNTLEQLQALKQCSKMLLECSNERSRVLHLLPRTGSRSAQGCCSPDRIQLKTSPVGPYTPECEQAVASSCMALSQSRSLRDQIRQMICEATARQKAAHQSVNEGLVKKIKETVTLKQHLTVSSAATRHAINGKHRQLDGVEHSHGRALGPVSCRDLQSRERLDRPVVQLYRRHSGNQLSEALHIVQGTAKLRQDLSSLGGELGHLNGAHIQLMENLQGKEAAAHVDAAVVRLRRRQTECH from the exons ATGCCAGCGGAGACGATCCCACTACCGTCGGCTACCATCGGACCGCAGTCCTGGCACGACGACGCCGTGCGATCGATCCGCCGAGCGGAGCGGCTGGTGCGGAAGGTGGGAGTCGCAGATTCGAGCTCCAAGAGGCCGCGCAGCTGCAGCGCCTCCGCCGGCCGCTGCTCTAGGCGCGGGGACCCAGGCCGTAAAGCTGAGGGCAACTTTGTAAAAGAGGATGACGGTGCAAATAAGAATGAAACTAACGATACAATTATACCCTTATCTGCAGCTGCTATG CGGCCGCGCTCCGCTCTCCTCCCGTTTTATAGCGCCGTCTCCCCTCCTTTCCTGCGGGAGCGGTGCCTGGATGCCGGTACAGGTGTAGCTGTGGGGTATATGCGCTGCGTGCGGAGCGTGGAGCTGCTGCTCCGTCAGCAGGCAGGCAAGGTGTGGCTGGAATGTGTAAAGCTGGAGAGGGAACGGGGCCACCTAGAGGGCATGCTGAAAACTCTCAGGAAGAACTTGATGGTCAACAGGAGGAGCGTGGAGGACAGGACACTGAGACCAGCCCTTACGGAGACT GGCAGAGATGGAGCGGACGGCCTGCTGGATTATGAGAAAAGAGAGCTAACCGAACTGAAAAGTCAGCTGGAGGGCACACTGCGAAACACCCTGGAACAACTACAG GCCCTGAAACAGTGCAGCAAGATGCTATTAGAGTGTTCGAATGAGAGGTCGAGAGTTCTGCATCTACTGCCCCGAACTGGGTCTCGCTCTGCACAGGGCTGTTGCTCTCCTGATAGAATCCAGCTGAAAACCAGCCCTGTGGGCCCATACACTCCAG AATGCGAGCAAGCAGTGGCATCTTCTTGCATGGCTCTGAGCCAATCACGGTCGCTCAGAGATCAGATCCGGCAAATGATATGCGAAGCCACAGCCAGACAAAAagcagcccaccaatcagtgaatGAAGGCCTggtgaagaaaataaaagagactgtcaCTCTGAAG CAACACCTGACTGTGAGCTCAGCAGCGACCAGGCATGCCATTAACGGCAAACACAGGCAGCTGGACGGAGTGGAGCATAGCCACGGGAGAGCACTG GGTCCAGTGTCCTGCAGAGATTTGCAGTCCAGAGAAAGGCTGGACAGGCCAGTGGTTCAGTTGTACCGAAGACACTCTGGTAATCAGCTGTCTGAGGCTTTGCACATTGTACAG GGTACTGCCAAGCTCCGGCAGGACCTGTCCTCCTTGGGCGGAGAGCTGGGTCATCTTAATGGGGCTCACATACAATTGATGGAAAACCTTCAAGGGAAAGAGGCAGCAGCCCATGTCGATGCTGCAGTTGTCAGGCTTCGCCGGCGTCAGACAGAATGCCATTAG
- the msh5 gene encoding mutS protein homolog 5 isoform X1, protein MAQSSEGPEGGGMGARPGSLPEDEEEESYEVYLSVLVHHGQVGLSFYDSKDYNLHYMMDTVDDHNLQLLDRVVQEVSPSVLITSAKQEHSMAKFLKAIERSSYNKPEIVLYPNVDFGVEVTKQRLLSAHLPFLPSSVTETERIPYLSSCIPFDCTLMMRSLGALLKCLDRRRVGVELEDSSVGVPIFHFLPYTLKDVVFVDRDTYSVLQVFKLELHPSVYKLQSGEKEGLSLYGILNRCRSKFGSRLLRQWFLRPSRDLSILTRRQEVVRFFSSPRSADTLNTLQGCLRNIRSIPTLLYRMSQSHTKVSDWQSLYKTVYSAVCIRDTVRTLPQSVQLFREISESFTEDLYCIASLISKVVDFEGSLAENRFTVKPNVDPEIDEKKRRMMGLSDFLTQVARKELENLDSRIPSCSVIYIPLIGFLLSVPRLPSMIEKEDFQIEGLDFMFLSEERLHYRSERTKELDRMLGDLHCDIRDMETAVMTQLQATVLQRSSCLYKVLQLSAELDCLMALAQVSQENGYCSPLLSPHSCLNLKQARHPLLELCSAVFVPNPLSSSERVGKVKVLTGPNSSGKSIYLKQVGLIVFMALIGSDVPAKEAEIGLVDCIFTRMQSRESVSVGMSTFMIDLNQMAYALNNSTGASLVLIDEFGKGTNTVDGLSLLASCVNFWLQKPPTQCPHILLATNFHSLVQLGLLAPSPQLSLLTLETAADGEDLVFLYQLKEGICQSSYAANIATLAGLPHSVVQRGVEVSELYRAGKPIKRIDRPSTTEQTKRCSNLVERFLSLDLDDPSVNTQSYMEELQATGELL, encoded by the exons ATGGCACAGTCCAGTGAGGGTCCTGAGGGTGGGGGCATGGGCGCCAGGCCAGGGAGCCTTCCggaagatgaggaggaggagtccTACGAG GTATACCTGAGTGTACTGGTTCACCATGGACAGGTGGGGCTCAGCTTCTATGACAGTAAGGACTACAACTTACACTACATGATGGACACTGTGGACGATCACAACCTGCAGCTTTTAGACAGAG tcgTGCAGGAGGTCAGCCCTAGTGTGCTTATTACCAGTGCTAAACAGGAGCACAGCATGGCGAAGTTTTTAAAGGCCATTG AGAGAAGCTCATATAACAAGCCAGAGATTGTCCTCTATCCTAATGTTGATTTTG GAGTGGAGGTCACCAAACAGAGACTGCTCTCAGCCCACCTACCCTTCCTTCCTTCTTCCgtcacagagacagagagaatccCCTACCTTTCTTCCTGCATCCCCTTTGACTGCACTCTCATG ATGCGGTCTTTGGGGGCGCTGCTGAAATGCCTAGACAGGCGTAGGGTTGGGGTCGAGCTTGAGGACAGCAGCGTGGGAGTTCCGATTTTTCATTTCCTCCCATACACACT GAAAGATGTGGTATTTGTAGACAGAGACACTTACAG TGTCCTCCAGGTTTTCAAACTGGAGCTGCACCCCTCTGTGTACAAGCTGCAGTCAGGAGAGAAGGAAGGTCTCAGTCTCTATG GGATTTTAAATCGTTGCAGGTCTAAGTTTGGCTCCAGATTGCTCCg CCAGTGGTTCCTGAGGCCCTCCCGAGACCTGAGCATTCTGACCAGGAGGCAGGAAGTGGTGCGCTTCTTCAGCTCCCCGCGCAGTGCCGACACGCTGAACACGCTGCAGGGCTGCCTGCGCAACATCAGGAGCATCCCG ACATTATTATACAGAATGTCCCAGTCTCACACTAAAGTCAGTGATTGGCAGAGCCTCTACAAG ACAGTTTACAGTGCAGTGTGTATTAGAGACACAGTCCGCACCTTGCCGCAATCTGTGCAGCTATTTCGAGAGATCAGCGAGAGTTTTACCGAGGACTTATATTGCATCGCCTCCCTTATTAGCAAAGTG GTCGACTTTGAGGGCAGTCTAGCCGAAAATCGTTTCACTGTCAAACCCAACGTAGACCCCGAAATTGACGAGA AGAAGAGAAGGATGATGGGGCTGTCTGACTTCCTGACACAAGTAGCTCGCAAAGAGTTGGAGAACCTGGATTCACGGATCCCGTCCTGCAGTGTCATCTACATCCCTCTG ATTGGGTTTCTGCTGTCTGTCCCTCGTTTGCCTAGCATGATTGAAAAAGAGGACTTTCAGATTGAGGGACTTGATTTCATG TTCTTGTCAGAGGAGCGTCTGCACTACCGCAGTGAGAGAACCAAAGAACTAGACAGAATGCTGGGGGACCTGCACTGTGATATCAGAG ACATGGAGACCGCAGTCATGACCCAGCTGCAGGCCACAGTGCTCCAGCGCAGCAGCTGTCTCTACAAGGTCCTACAGTTGAGTGCGGAGCTGGACTGCTTGATGGCTTTGGCCCAGGTCTCTCAGGAGAATGGCTATTGCTCCCCATTgctgtctcctcactcatgtttaaaCCTCAAACAGGCTAG gcaccccctgctggagctGTGCTCCGCTGTGTTTGTTCCTAACCCTCTGTCCAGTTCAGAGAGAGTGGGCAAAGTAAAGGTCCTGACTGGACCAAACTCTTCAGGAAAGAGCATCTACCTCAAACAG GTTGGCCTGATTGTGTTCATGGCACTGATTGGGTCTGATGTGCCAGCGAAAGAGGCAGAGATCGGATTGGTCGACTGCATTTTCACACGGATGCAAAGTCGTGAATCCGTGTCTGTAGGGATGAGCACCTTCATGATTGACTTAAATCAG aTGGCCTATGCTCTGAACAACAGCACAGGGGCCTCTTTGGTGCTGATTGATGAATTTGGCAAAGGGACCAACACG GTAGACGGCCTGTCTCTCCTGGCGTCTTGTGTCAACTTCTGGTTGCAGAAACCTCCCACTCAGTGTCCACATATCCTGCTGGCTACCAATTTTCACAGCCTGGTTCAGCTGGGCCTGCTAGCACCCTCTCCTCAGCTCTCCTTGTTG ACCCTGGAAACTGCTGCAGATGGGGAGGACCTGGTTTTTCTGTACCAGCTAAAAGAAGGTATTTGCCAGTCCAGTTACGCTGCCAACATTGCTACTCTGgctgggctgccacactctgTAGTACAGAGAGGGGTGGAG GTGTCTGAGCTGTACAGGGCAGGCAAGCCTATTAAACGCATCGATCGGCCATCAACGACAGAGCAAACTAAGAG GTGTTCGAATCTCGTGGAAAGATTCCTGAGCCTAGACCTGGATGACCCATCAGTGAACACGCAGTCATACATGGAGGAACTACAGGCAACTGGAGAGCTTCTATAG